One region of Polynucleobacter sp. SHI8 genomic DNA includes:
- a CDS encoding tripartite tricarboxylate transporter substrate binding protein, giving the protein MKWIKFLLWIGFATQANISFGSDAYPTRTIKFIVPYAVGGLPDIVIRRVGQRLSEKIGQPVVIDNLPGAGGINAGQALMNLPADGYHFIFSDSAMLSITPLVFSKVPYDVKKDFLPISYVAKAPFFLAVNPKVPAKNLEEFIQLAKSKPGEISCGSSGEGSLHHLTIEAMQIAFGIKVLHIPYKGTGQSVPAVIAGQVDCVLAAMPSLAGFVASDRVRILASASANVSPLAPNIKPMGQDIKDFDYAFLLGVIGRPGTPQIAIDKLNSEFAEIMKEPEMIQKLAVIGVEPIGQGSEAFKKALDKDAESLKNTAKKAGILPK; this is encoded by the coding sequence ATGAAGTGGATAAAATTTCTTCTTTGGATTGGCTTTGCTACTCAAGCCAATATATCTTTTGGCTCAGATGCATACCCCACCAGAACGATTAAGTTTATTGTTCCATATGCTGTAGGGGGCTTGCCCGATATAGTTATACGGCGAGTTGGACAACGACTGTCAGAAAAAATTGGACAACCGGTTGTTATAGATAATTTACCAGGCGCTGGTGGAATCAATGCGGGGCAGGCATTAATGAATTTACCAGCTGATGGATATCATTTTATTTTTTCAGATAGTGCCATGCTCTCTATTACACCGCTCGTATTTAGCAAAGTTCCATACGATGTGAAAAAGGATTTTTTACCCATATCTTATGTGGCTAAAGCACCATTTTTTCTCGCCGTTAATCCTAAAGTACCAGCCAAAAATTTAGAAGAGTTTATTCAATTAGCAAAAAGCAAGCCAGGTGAAATTAGTTGTGGATCCTCGGGTGAGGGCTCTTTACATCATTTAACGATTGAAGCGATGCAAATTGCGTTTGGCATCAAGGTTTTACATATACCCTATAAAGGTACTGGGCAGTCTGTTCCTGCGGTGATTGCTGGTCAGGTAGATTGTGTATTAGCCGCAATGCCCTCGTTAGCTGGATTTGTAGCAAGTGATCGTGTTCGTATATTAGCTTCAGCAAGTGCGAACGTATCCCCATTAGCGCCGAATATTAAACCTATGGGGCAAGATATAAAAGATTTTGATTATGCATTTTTACTAGGAGTGATTGGTAGGCCAGGAACTCCGCAAATAGCGATTGATAAGTTAAATTCTGAATTTGCCGAAATCATGAAAGAGCCAGAAATGATTCAAAAGCTGGCCGTGATTGGTGTAGAACCTATAGGGCAAGGATCCGAAGCATTTAAAAAAGCGTTGGATAAAGATGCGGAATCATTAAAAAATACGGCTAAAAAAGCTGGCATATTACCAAAGTAA
- a CDS encoding DUF3820 family protein, whose protein sequence is MQPESLMKLIEWEMPYGKYAGIKLADLPGHYLAWFAREGFPKGELGELLELMHTIDHNQMKFLIDHLRNQ, encoded by the coding sequence TTGCAACCAGAATCCTTGATGAAATTAATTGAGTGGGAAATGCCCTATGGCAAATACGCTGGGATAAAACTGGCTGATTTGCCAGGGCATTATTTGGCATGGTTTGCAAGGGAAGGGTTCCCCAAAGGTGAACTTGGAGAACTTTTAGAGCTCATGCATACGATTGATCACAATCAAATGAAATTTTTAATTGATCATTTGCGAAATCAGTAG
- a CDS encoding tripartite tricarboxylate transporter substrate binding protein translates to MLKNIMIFLAFHIFTFNYANAQSNIVKIIVPYAPGGNVDNIARVYSKYVSEKFNENWIVENISGANGVIGASHVAKSKPDGKTLLFSADVHSMASLVIKSVPYDAINDFTPISLVAKAPLIFVVNPDSVKSNNLTQLIDEIKLNPEKFNFAISGAGSSPQLGAEIFKSKTNLSLSTINYRGTGPAVTDLAGGHVNLMVVTPLAVMPLIKAGKLKALAVTSKNRFSPLQDIPTTAEAGMPGFELENSYGFWGPKGVPSSQVSKISQQLKKVSEDPELQQRLIELGVNTAWVSSEDTAKHITKEFKRNKDIYNKANIKPE, encoded by the coding sequence ATGTTAAAAAATATCATGATTTTTTTGGCATTCCATATTTTTACTTTTAACTATGCAAATGCTCAATCCAATATTGTTAAGATTATTGTTCCGTATGCGCCTGGTGGTAATGTAGATAATATTGCTCGTGTTTATAGCAAATATGTTAGTGAAAAATTTAATGAGAATTGGATCGTTGAAAATATAAGTGGTGCAAATGGGGTTATTGGGGCATCACATGTAGCTAAATCTAAGCCTGATGGTAAAACTTTATTATTTAGTGCAGATGTTCATTCAATGGCTTCGTTGGTGATTAAATCTGTTCCATATGATGCGATTAATGACTTCACCCCTATATCCCTTGTTGCTAAAGCGCCATTAATATTTGTTGTGAATCCAGATTCTGTTAAATCTAACAATTTGACGCAATTGATCGATGAAATTAAACTCAATCCTGAGAAATTTAATTTTGCGATTTCAGGTGCGGGCTCATCTCCACAACTTGGTGCAGAAATATTTAAGTCGAAAACTAATTTATCGTTATCAACGATTAATTATCGTGGTACTGGTCCTGCAGTAACTGACTTGGCTGGAGGCCATGTGAATTTAATGGTAGTTACACCCCTTGCAGTGATGCCTCTTATTAAGGCGGGTAAATTAAAGGCTTTAGCAGTAACATCTAAAAATCGTTTTTCACCTTTGCAAGATATTCCTACAACCGCAGAGGCTGGTATGCCAGGATTTGAGTTAGAGAACTCTTATGGTTTTTGGGGGCCTAAAGGGGTGCCTTCTTCGCAAGTATCAAAAATCAGCCAACAATTAAAAAAAGTCAGTGAAGACCCTGAATTACAACAAAGGCTTATAGAGTTGGGGGTTAATACTGCTTGGGTTTCTTCTGAAGATACAGCAAAGCATATTACAAAAGAATTTAAACGTAATAAAGATATTTATAACAAAGCAAATATCAAACCAGAATAA
- a CDS encoding aromatic-ring-hydroxylating dioxygenase subunit beta gives MNQILPAELEAIVLNHKIQTLNNEYALALDQDNLDKWLSFFSEECLYRIISRENHELDMPIAVWHSDSKAMLRDRVLALRDSTLYRPRYLRHLISGVTINQIKDDVIYSQANVLIAETVVDYKTQILLSGRYLDEIVVEEGQYKFRNRICIYDSILLPTSLVYPV, from the coding sequence ATGAATCAAATTTTACCGGCAGAATTAGAAGCAATTGTTTTAAATCACAAAATACAAACCCTCAACAACGAATATGCTTTGGCATTAGATCAAGATAATCTTGATAAGTGGCTTTCATTTTTTTCTGAGGAATGTTTGTATAGAATCATTTCGCGTGAGAATCATGAGTTGGATATGCCGATTGCTGTGTGGCATAGTGATAGCAAAGCCATGTTACGAGATCGAGTTTTAGCATTGAGAGATTCAACTTTATATCGCCCTAGATACTTAAGGCATTTAATTTCTGGAGTCACAATTAATCAAATAAAAGATGATGTGATTTACTCACAGGCTAATGTATTGATAGCGGAAACTGTGGTTGATTACAAAACTCAAATTTTATTATCTGGAAGATATCTGGATGAAATAGTGGTTGAGGAAGGTCAATATAAATTTCGAAATCGTATTTGTATTTATGATTCAATACTTTTACCAACCTCATTAGTTTATCCAGTTTAA
- a CDS encoding enoyl-CoA hydratase/isomerase family protein, translating into MQQQLENVLFQTIDQVSFITLNMPDTGNKIPQSVVTRLGELLEQASLDHSLKAVVINAHGEHFCQGRDGGKKANETPPTPLQLREKMMGPITKVYSALRAIQVPVVAIVQGEANGFGAALAGSADITIAADNAQFSFPELLVDMPPTLAMATVMDRVGPKALSWLVYTNAHISAQRACQIGLVSEVVLLNELLLAQDKLLTQLRARSIPALATVKDFLANCRLDEFGQAANYAKNSLALVLSSK; encoded by the coding sequence ATGCAACAACAGTTAGAAAATGTATTGTTTCAGACGATTGATCAAGTTTCATTTATCACTTTAAACATGCCAGATACCGGCAACAAGATTCCACAATCTGTTGTTACCAGATTAGGCGAGTTACTAGAACAAGCTAGCCTAGATCATTCATTGAAAGCGGTCGTGATAAATGCACATGGCGAGCATTTTTGTCAAGGCCGAGATGGTGGGAAAAAAGCGAATGAAACTCCACCAACGCCTCTTCAGCTCAGGGAAAAAATGATGGGGCCAATTACCAAAGTCTATTCTGCACTGCGTGCTATACAAGTTCCCGTAGTTGCTATTGTTCAAGGGGAGGCTAATGGTTTTGGCGCTGCTTTAGCAGGATCAGCTGATATCACTATCGCGGCCGATAATGCACAATTTTCTTTTCCTGAATTATTAGTAGATATGCCGCCAACTTTAGCAATGGCAACAGTCATGGATCGAGTGGGGCCAAAGGCACTCAGTTGGCTTGTCTATACAAATGCGCATATTTCTGCCCAAAGGGCTTGTCAAATTGGTTTAGTGAGTGAAGTAGTGCTACTCAATGAATTATTACTTGCTCAAGACAAACTGCTTACCCAGTTAAGAGCGAGATCGATTCCTGCATTAGCTACGGTTAAAGACTTTTTGGCAAATTGTCGATTGGATGAGTTTGGTCAAGCAGCAAATTATGCAAAAAATTCCTTAGCATTAGTATTGAGTTCAAAGTAA
- a CDS encoding Rieske 2Fe-2S domain-containing protein, whose product MEQVIRKLSRTPSDYRWPEGGATRVPFWVYTDDEIYRREQEKIFGGATWNYVALETEIPNPGDFVKTSIGDRPVIVVRDKDSSINVIANSCAHRGVAFCKESRGNAQSFTCPYHQWNYDLKGKLVGIPFRRGYKKQGGMPDDFDLNEHSVRSLKVHSRHGVIFASFDHHVEPFEEYIGTNMLSYFDRVFDGRELKVLGYERQSIDCNWKLMFENIKDPYHASVLHVFLMTFGLFRMDQESAVEMDETGRHSALISRRAGQATAEAAQEMKNNLRSNFTLEDPDLLDVVKEFPGNNSVVMLTLFPNIIVQQQSNTLAMRQIVTRSPGVFELHWTFFGYASDSEEMIKRRVRQANLMGPSGLVSVDDSEVLAMSQSGMFPYDNDQVVLEMGGREIKDTEHMITEVAIRGFYQHYAKVMGL is encoded by the coding sequence GTGGAACAAGTAATACGTAAATTATCTCGAACACCTTCAGATTATCGTTGGCCTGAAGGAGGTGCCACAAGGGTGCCTTTTTGGGTATATACCGATGATGAAATTTACCGTAGGGAACAAGAAAAAATATTTGGCGGTGCAACATGGAACTATGTTGCACTAGAAACTGAAATTCCCAATCCAGGTGATTTTGTAAAAACTTCCATAGGTGATAGACCCGTCATCGTAGTCCGAGACAAAGATAGCTCAATCAATGTGATTGCTAATAGTTGTGCACATCGGGGCGTCGCCTTTTGTAAAGAGTCTAGAGGGAATGCACAAAGTTTTACATGTCCATATCATCAGTGGAATTATGATCTCAAAGGCAAATTAGTGGGTATTCCTTTTCGCCGAGGTTATAAGAAACAAGGTGGCATGCCGGATGATTTTGACTTAAATGAGCACTCGGTTAGATCCCTAAAAGTCCATAGTCGACATGGTGTTATTTTTGCTAGCTTTGATCATCATGTAGAGCCCTTCGAGGAATACATTGGAACTAACATGCTGAGTTACTTTGATCGAGTATTTGATGGTCGAGAATTAAAAGTACTTGGGTATGAAAGGCAAAGCATCGATTGTAATTGGAAGTTAATGTTTGAAAATATTAAAGATCCTTATCACGCAAGTGTTTTACATGTTTTTTTAATGACATTTGGTTTATTTAGGATGGATCAAGAGTCTGCTGTGGAAATGGACGAAACAGGTCGTCATAGTGCTTTAATTAGTCGGCGAGCTGGTCAAGCTACTGCTGAAGCAGCTCAAGAGATGAAAAATAATTTAAGAAGTAATTTCACTTTAGAGGATCCAGATTTACTTGATGTTGTAAAAGAATTCCCTGGGAACAATAGTGTGGTGATGTTAACTTTATTTCCCAATATCATTGTTCAACAACAATCCAATACCTTAGCTATGCGTCAAATTGTTACAAGAAGTCCTGGAGTATTTGAATTGCATTGGACCTTTTTTGGTTATGCTAGTGATAGTGAGGAGATGATTAAACGGCGTGTTCGTCAAGCTAATTTAATGGGGCCATCTGGCTTGGTATCCGTTGATGATAGTGAAGTCTTAGCTATGTCACAGTCGGGAATGTTTCCTTATGATAATGATCAAGTTGTATTGGAGATGGGTGGTCGAGAAATTAAAGACACGGAACACATGATTACAGAAGTTGCAATAAGAGGGTTTTATCAACATTATGCAAAGGTAATGGGTTTATGA
- a CDS encoding substrate-binding domain-containing protein, producing MKIFLKTILIGIFTLLIKPSFAVELKVFSGGPFEAAFHELAKDFEASTGNRLVIEYGTAPQLQQKLTDNVSGDLMLTATNLMNRPENQARLVDGTMALIGKGGVGIMVKKGNTLPIMNNPEAFRNAVTQADRLIYNKASTGLYIDQLFKKIGLADKLESKTERFVNGDDAIQRVIRGTVNEIGFGAIAEIKLNESKGVVLAGPLPDDYQNYTNYSGAVMKSSKHPKETQQLIEYLQSDKSKVLFKRTGID from the coding sequence ATGAAAATTTTCCTCAAAACTATTTTAATAGGTATTTTCACATTACTCATCAAGCCATCTTTTGCGGTTGAATTGAAAGTATTTAGCGGCGGTCCATTTGAAGCAGCTTTTCATGAATTAGCAAAGGATTTTGAAGCCAGCACAGGGAATCGGTTAGTCATTGAATATGGAACGGCGCCTCAACTGCAGCAAAAACTGACTGATAATGTAAGTGGAGATCTCATGTTGACCGCCACTAATCTAATGAATCGACCAGAAAATCAAGCAAGGTTAGTGGACGGTACTATGGCTTTAATTGGTAAAGGTGGTGTAGGTATTATGGTAAAAAAAGGTAATACTCTGCCAATTATGAATAACCCAGAAGCATTTCGAAATGCAGTTACACAGGCAGATCGGCTTATTTATAACAAAGCCTCAACGGGCTTATACATTGATCAATTATTTAAAAAAATTGGATTAGCAGATAAGTTAGAGAGTAAAACTGAGCGTTTTGTCAATGGTGACGATGCGATACAACGTGTGATTCGTGGCACTGTGAATGAAATTGGATTTGGTGCAATTGCTGAAATCAAACTCAATGAGTCCAAGGGCGTTGTTTTAGCTGGACCTTTGCCGGATGACTATCAAAATTACACCAATTATTCAGGGGCAGTGATGAAAAGCTCAAAACACCCAAAAGAAACTCAGCAATTGATTGAGTATTTGCAATCTGACAAATCCAAAGTACTTTTTAAAAGAACAGGCATTGATTAA
- a CDS encoding cupin domain-containing protein — MENVKGFVRRIVTGHDDQGHAIFTEDGAAPSVHTNPKREGFHLTNLWVTHETPAPINNDADPTSAPLQLEPPKNGSVVRIIEFGPEGEWLKKLDNDGAKTAFGAMGTDKASTYRPGGHPLMHRTETVDYALILEGEIYIVLDKEERLMKTGDFLVERGTNHAWANRSGKPCKVLFVLIDGKFDPEIAKHF, encoded by the coding sequence ATGGAGAATGTTAAGGGTTTTGTCAGAAGAATCGTCACGGGACATGACGATCAAGGGCATGCGATTTTTACTGAAGATGGAGCAGCTCCTTCAGTGCATACGAACCCAAAACGGGAGGGGTTTCATCTAACGAATTTATGGGTTACCCATGAAACTCCGGCACCAATTAATAATGATGCTGATCCAACTTCGGCGCCCTTACAACTTGAACCACCTAAAAATGGCTCTGTTGTCAGAATTATTGAATTTGGGCCCGAGGGTGAGTGGTTAAAAAAGCTGGATAATGATGGGGCAAAGACCGCATTTGGGGCAATGGGTACAGATAAAGCATCGACTTATCGACCGGGGGGGCATCCTTTGATGCATCGCACCGAAACTGTTGATTACGCACTCATTTTGGAAGGTGAAATTTATATTGTTTTAGATAAAGAAGAGCGCTTGATGAAAACCGGTGACTTTTTAGTCGAAAGAGGCACCAATCATGCTTGGGCTAACAGGTCTGGTAAGCCATGTAAGGTGTTGTTTGTCTTAATTGACGGGAAATTTGATCCAGAGATTGCCAAACATTTTTAA
- a CDS encoding VOC family protein, which yields MPLKFMEHILILTHDPEGTRDWFCNNLGFVSGYHPEFGFPVYWLYIGEQDVVHIGKAKFSDHQDVYLSTPQDEANKDYSGGGNLGSGRIDHVCFNCSGMLEFIERLQKNGVEYSERKAHNSNLYQLFMREPINGIKVELNFSAQEAILAGRVPSWTDEGANT from the coding sequence ATGCCCCTAAAATTTATGGAACATATTCTCATATTGACGCATGATCCTGAGGGAACAAGAGATTGGTTTTGTAATAATCTTGGTTTTGTGAGTGGTTACCACCCTGAATTTGGCTTCCCAGTCTATTGGCTTTATATCGGTGAACAAGATGTCGTACATATTGGTAAAGCCAAGTTCTCTGATCATCAAGATGTCTATTTAAGTACTCCACAAGATGAGGCTAATAAAGATTATTCTGGTGGTGGCAATCTAGGCTCAGGCCGTATCGACCACGTCTGCTTCAACTGCAGCGGTATGCTCGAATTTATCGAGCGCTTACAAAAAAATGGTGTGGAATATAGTGAAAGAAAAGCGCATAACTCCAATTTGTACCAATTGTTCATGCGCGAACCAATCAACGGCATCAAAGTAGAACTGAACTTTTCTGCTCAAGAAGCCATTCTTGCTGGTCGAGTTCCAAGTTGGACTGATGAAGGTGCTAATACTTAA
- a CDS encoding hybrid sensor histidine kinase/response regulator, whose product MKFPFLLKNYGQTTKKVIWLGLGLILTLILFGYIAIEAARLRQTESWERQIESITLSLSIQTSQSIDTGYVVLDTLVNAITKYEFKDEDDFRKKMSTKEVFDILQNRKMGLSQIEVVSIIGANGDNLNFSRFYPVTGINLSERDYFQAQKENSNLPLYVSNSVKNKGNGKWTFYLSKRINDAQGRFVGIVLVGFSVDYLIEFYEKIAENLGPGVTINLFKDDFSLLARYPSKDVAIGMKVTEGAAYQIIEVQKKKNGILQLNNVRVTTGIAEPRLSSVRLVEKYPLINVIIVPMDVVLSGWYKVAYQIAFVILSGILAIAIGMRYFIRALNLQEVNFQELEELKTSAEMANQTKSKFLATMSHEIRTPLNGILGMAQILLSQKVSDLDKTHHIQTIINSGKNLQTLLNDILDFSKVEAGKIELFESPIVPTELIQETIDLFSELAKSKNLELMKVWLGPNHQMYLADPVRLRQMLSNLANNAIKFTDEGFVRIAAKEVTREGDRAVLEFAVTDTGMGINEHDQKLLFQSFSQVNTTNKSVQSGSGLGLSIVANLVNLMNGVYGVVSTIGKGSTFWFRIPVKCLEMDANLPQKNEAITVGQDHHLKLQESIGKVLVAEDNQTNRLVMSAMIKSIAPKMIIEEVINGKLALEAYMKSPDYDLILMDIQMPVMDGIEASQKIREFQRNNGLKKIPIVAVTAYAYAEDRTKYLTLGMDFLAKPIEINELKKIFTSWLPNQDSVLAPINSEPKNVLQIFDKEGMLTRLGGDRRLAVNIILSATQEMPKFIDQLYSSITEGNWVEAKSITHTLKGLFAQLGANHLANEFLQLDHQLKQGLFVDPMEISEIEKDYKIFLDELIKENMIRQTDLENDL is encoded by the coding sequence ATGAAATTTCCTTTTTTACTCAAAAATTACGGCCAAACCACTAAGAAAGTGATTTGGTTAGGTTTGGGTCTTATCCTTACCTTGATTTTATTTGGGTATATTGCAATTGAGGCAGCAAGGTTACGTCAAACTGAATCTTGGGAACGACAGATCGAGAGCATTACGTTGTCACTTTCTATCCAAACATCCCAATCCATTGATACAGGGTATGTCGTTTTAGACACGTTAGTGAATGCAATTACGAAATATGAGTTTAAGGATGAAGATGATTTTAGAAAGAAAATGTCAACAAAAGAAGTTTTTGACATTTTACAAAATCGAAAAATGGGTCTTTCTCAAATTGAGGTGGTCTCAATCATTGGAGCCAATGGCGATAATCTAAACTTTTCGAGGTTTTATCCAGTTACTGGCATTAATTTAAGTGAGAGAGATTACTTTCAAGCACAAAAAGAAAATTCAAATTTACCTTTATATGTTAGTAATTCTGTAAAAAATAAGGGAAATGGTAAATGGACTTTTTATTTAAGTAAACGGATTAATGACGCTCAAGGTCGCTTTGTTGGAATAGTTTTAGTTGGTTTTTCAGTAGATTATTTAATTGAGTTTTATGAAAAAATTGCTGAAAATTTAGGGCCTGGTGTAACCATTAATCTTTTCAAAGATGACTTTTCTTTGTTGGCAAGGTATCCATCTAAAGATGTTGCAATTGGGATGAAGGTTACTGAGGGAGCAGCATATCAGATAATAGAAGTTCAGAAAAAGAAAAATGGTATCTTGCAATTAAATAATGTGCGAGTAACAACTGGAATTGCAGAGCCTAGATTATCATCCGTCAGATTGGTTGAAAAATACCCACTCATTAATGTCATTATCGTTCCAATGGATGTGGTTTTAAGTGGTTGGTATAAAGTGGCTTACCAAATTGCTTTTGTTATTTTGTCTGGTATTTTGGCGATTGCGATTGGTATGCGATATTTTATAAGGGCTTTGAATTTGCAGGAAGTTAATTTTCAAGAGTTAGAAGAGTTAAAAACTTCTGCAGAAATGGCTAACCAAACTAAATCAAAATTTTTGGCAACCATGAGTCATGAGATTAGAACTCCTCTGAACGGTATTTTGGGGATGGCTCAAATTCTATTAAGTCAAAAAGTAAGCGATTTAGATAAAACTCATCATATTCAAACAATTATTAATTCAGGTAAAAATTTACAAACACTTTTAAACGATATTCTTGATTTTTCCAAAGTAGAGGCGGGAAAGATTGAATTGTTTGAATCACCGATTGTTCCGACTGAGCTAATTCAAGAAACGATCGATTTATTTTCTGAACTTGCTAAAAGTAAAAACTTAGAATTAATGAAAGTTTGGCTAGGACCCAATCATCAAATGTATTTAGCTGATCCCGTCCGTTTGCGGCAAATGCTTTCAAACCTTGCAAATAATGCCATTAAATTTACGGATGAGGGGTTTGTTCGGATTGCGGCGAAGGAAGTTACACGAGAGGGTGATCGTGCGGTTTTAGAGTTTGCAGTAACAGATACTGGCATGGGGATTAATGAGCATGACCAAAAATTACTATTTCAATCATTTTCCCAAGTAAATACTACCAATAAGTCCGTTCAAAGTGGCTCAGGTTTGGGCTTATCCATCGTCGCTAATTTAGTTAATCTGATGAATGGAGTTTATGGAGTAGTGTCGACTATTGGAAAGGGCTCGACTTTTTGGTTCAGAATTCCAGTGAAATGTCTGGAGATGGATGCAAATTTACCTCAAAAAAATGAAGCGATCACGGTGGGTCAAGATCACCATTTGAAATTGCAAGAATCTATCGGAAAAGTACTTGTTGCTGAGGATAACCAAACGAATCGATTGGTTATGTCTGCGATGATCAAAAGCATAGCCCCTAAAATGATTATTGAAGAAGTAATTAATGGCAAATTAGCTTTAGAAGCATATATGAAGAGCCCAGATTATGATCTCATTTTGATGGATATTCAGATGCCTGTAATGGATGGTATTGAGGCCTCACAAAAAATACGAGAATTCCAGCGAAATAATGGGTTGAAAAAAATTCCAATTGTTGCTGTTACAGCTTACGCATATGCTGAGGACAGAACAAAGTATTTGACATTGGGTATGGATTTTTTAGCAAAACCTATTGAGATTAATGAGCTTAAAAAAATCTTTACTAGTTGGTTGCCTAATCAAGATAGTGTCTTAGCGCCAATCAATTCTGAACCAAAAAACGTCCTTCAAATATTCGATAAAGAGGGTATGTTAACGAGGCTTGGCGGAGATCGTCGATTAGCCGTCAATATTATATTATCGGCAACACAAGAGATGCCAAAGTTCATTGATCAGCTATATAGTTCAATTACTGAGGGGAATTGGGTTGAAGCAAAATCAATTACCCATACTTTAAAAGGTTTGTTTGCACAGTTAGGGGCAAATCATTTAGCTAATGAGTTTCTTCAATTAGATCATCAATTAAAGCAGGGTTTATTTGTAGACCCAATGGAAATTTCCGAAATTGAAAAGGACTATAAAATATTTTTAGATGAACTAATAAAAGAAAATATGATTCGACAAACAGATTTAGAGAACGATCTTTGA